In Thiothrix unzii, the sequence GTGCCATGTTTGCGCAGATTCTGGATCAACGTTGGCTAATTGTTGGTAAATGGTGCTGGCTAACGCAGGCTTACCAAGTTTCAGGCTCAAATGCGCCAAGCGTTGTAAGTCGCTGCTGGTTTCAGGTAAATGATCGACCAATGTGTATAAATAATTGGTGGCTTCGGTGTTGCGTCCTGCTTTGATGGCGGACTCTAACCAGTGATACGTGTAAACATTCAGTTTAGTGGGGCTAAGGTCGTGCACCCGTTGCCAGTAATCGGCAGCGGTGTCCCATAATCCGGCATTGTCAGCAGTGGTTGCCGTCAGGATTAGCCATTGCTGGGTTTGGGAAGGATCTTGTTGGGCTAATTGTGCGTAATGCTGAATCGCTTGCGCTGGCAAGCCAAAATCGAGCGAATACTTTGCTAAATGGGTGCGTGTAATCGTGTTCCATTGCGGGTAGGTCGCAAGCACTTTGAGTTGCGTTTGCACTGCTTGTTTATTACGGGTGCTGTTGTCAGCGTAGTAGGCATCCAAGCGGTTAAGCAGGTGCAGTTTCTCGGTTTGTTGGGTAAGTTGAGGGTTGAGGCCGCCGGGTAACTTGGTTAACAAATTTTCTGAAGCTTCCCAAGCGTGTTGCGCAGAAAGGCTGGTGGCAAGTTGCAATAACGGTACGGGTTCAACGTTGGGGGCGACTAAGGTGCGGGCATAAGCCGTTTGCAACGGATTGCTTAACGCTGTTTTCAGGTGTTGCGCATCCGCCGTTTTTAAAACGGTTTCGCTGTCGG encodes:
- a CDS encoding tetratricopeptide repeat protein, with amino-acid sequence MSNKERLLTPLHLLLALGVGGGVLHTLYPDSETVLKTADAQHLKTALSNPLQTAYARTLVAPNVEPVPLLQLATSLSAQHAWEASENLLTKLPGGLNPQLTQQTEKLHLLNRLDAYYADNSTRNKQAVQTQLKVLATYPQWNTITRTHLAKYSLDFGLPAQAIQHYAQLAQQDPSQTQQWLILTATTADNAGLWDTAADYWQRVHDLSPTKLNVYTYHWLESAIKAGRNTEATNYLYTLVDHLPETSSDLQRLAHLSLKLGKPALASTIYQQLANVDPESAQTWHEKAAHWSQTVGAYHLAANALTKAHNLSNDEAERLSLQYRSIDLWVAAKQPHKAALALKPLLDNKRATHLTLPHCLQVAYLAEKQQQHALASTLWTWVLAHSDDRKLWQHVALWQESRKQYTQALATWQQIETRFGVSQQTTLMRIQVLWRAEKHQQALRLARQGGKGLYKTANRYQRSILTELNKRRNNA